A genomic segment from Fusarium fujikuroi IMI 58289 draft genome, chromosome FFUJ_chr04 encodes:
- a CDS encoding related to ethionine resistance protein, whose translation MAPQSQTRRPHFESFPDEETPLIQPIQDSSIEPKSRSPWLDETIILVKASVPVILAYMLQNSLQTISILMVGRLSPESLATAAFSYMFAMATAWLIALGGTTALDTLGSSTYTSSKNKHDLGILLQRGLFVLTGFYAVVAVIWCFSGYIFRALGQEEFICVQGPKFLQLLIPGGLGYVWFEAMKKFLQAQGIYRPGTYALLVTSPLNALLNYIFIYPLGFGLYGSPIATGISYWLSFFILVGYATFVKGGECWGGLEPRRALQHLGPFAKLAFLGVIHVGTEWWAFEIVALAAGRLGTIPLAAQSVVMTLDQIINTIPFGLGVAASSRLGNLLGLGDPLQARRCAHAAALLSVFFGTVILAILMSTKNVIGRLFNDDEDVISLVAHIMPYVALFQIADGLNGSCGGALRGMGRQWVGALVNCVSYYGGALPAGIWLAFHGWGLSGLWVGQCVALFLVGILEWIIIALCDWRKEIQRAADRIENGGMEIVH comes from the coding sequence ATGGCTCCCCAATCTCAAACTCGCCGTCCTCACTTTGAGTCCTTCCCAGACGAAGAAACCCCTCTAATCCAACCCATCCAAGACTCTTCCATCGAACCCAAGAGTCGCTCACCATGGCTAGACGAAACCATCATACTCGTCAAAGCCTCTGTACCAGTTATACTGGCATACATGCTCCAGAACAGCCTTCAAACCATCTCTATCCTCATGGTTGGCCGTCTTTCACCCGAATCCCTTGCGACCGCTGCGTTCTCCTACATGTTTGCCATGGCAACAGCTTGGCTCATTGCTCTCGGCGGCACAACTGCCCTCGATACGCTCGGCTCGAGTACCTATACAAGCTCGAAGAATAAACATGACCTGGGAATACTGCTGCAAAGAGGCTTGTTTGTCTTGACTGGCTTCTATGCAGTGGTTGCTGTTATCTGGTGCTTCTCTGGATACATCTTCCGGGCTCTTGGACAGGAAGAATTTATCTGTGTTCAGGGACCCAAGTTCTTGCAGTTGCTCATTCCTGGTGGTCTCGGTTACGTATGGTTTGAGGCCATGAAGAAGTTTCTTCAAGCACAAGGCATTTATCGCCCTGGCACCTATGCACTACTCGTCACTTCTCCTCTTAACGCTTTGCTCAACTACATCTTCATCTATCCTCTCGGGTTCGGTCTTTATGGATCCCCCATTGCCACTGGCATCTCGTACTggctttccttcttcatatTGGTTGGTTATGCCACCTTCGTCAAGGGAGGCGAATGCTGGGGCGGACTTGAGCCACGTCGagctcttcagcatcttggCCCTTTTGCAAAGCTTGCTTTTCTCGGCGTCATTCACGTTGGTACAGAGTGGTGGGCTTTTGAGATTGTTGCTCTTGCAGCAGGCCGTCTCGGAACGATCCCTCTAGCTGCTCAATCTGTTGTCATGACCTTAGatcaaatcatcaacactATTCCCTTTGGGCTGGGGGTTGCTGCATCTTCTAGGTTGGGCAATCTCTTGGGTTTGGGGGATCCGCTACAGGCAAGACGATGTGCTCACGCCGCAGCACTACTATCTGTGTTCTTTGGAACCGTCATCCTCGCGATCCTCATGTCTACAAAGAATGTCATCGGTCGCTTGTtcaacgacgatgaagacgtCATTTCACTTGTCGCTCACATCATGCCTTACGTAGCACTTTTCCAGATCGCAGACGGCCTCAACGGAAGCTGTGGAGGAGCGTTGCGAGGCATGGGGCGACAATGGGTTGGGGCACTTGTCAATTGTGTCAGCTACTATGGAGGCGCACTACCAGCGGGCATTTGGCTTGCTTTTCATGGATGGGGTCTTTCTGGACTTTGGGTTGGACAATGTGTTGCCCTCTTTCTGGTTGGTATTCTAGAGTGGATTATCATTGCTTTATGTGACTGGCGAAAAGAGATTCAGAGGGCTGCAGACAGAATTGAGAATGGTGGCATGGAGATTGTGCATTGA
- a CDS encoding related to monocarboxylate transporter: MNAKGTPRQPDLETQEISPTSEKAPDGGYGWIVTTSVAIVNGHSWGINAAYSVFLAHFVKENTFPGTAPLIYAIAGSLSVGAMMLISPFATIVARELGTRPTMLIGAIVQSVSLVFASLSIEIWQLFLSQGALFGIGMGLLFLPSYGIISQWFTRRRALANGIAIAGAGLGGLTYSLATGAIIRNMGLEWAYRILAIVSAVANISCTLLIRTRYNAQAMRLAFDTTLLHRPEYLLVLSYGAFSILGYFVLIFTLANYANVIGLSSSQASMIPAFFMFGQAIGRPCIGWLSDRFGRINLTFIMSLITGILTFAIWINAKSFGVLLTFALVGGLSAGVFWVNISPVLVEVMGLENLASALSCLWVAMAAPSTFSAPIALEIYTGTGSYLGAQLFTGFMYIAASFCILGVRHWKIKSLRSAKERSRAPGEEGEDSERKGWAMRLTKFEVV, from the coding sequence ATGAACGCCAAAGGCACCCCAAGGCAGCCGGATTTAGAGACGCAAGAGATTTCGCCGACTTCCGAAAAAGCCCCAGATGGAGGATATGGCTGGATCGTCACAACGTCCGTGGCTATCGTCAACGGCCATTCATGGGGTATAAACGCAGCATATTCCGTATTCCTCGCCCACTTCGTCAAAGAGAATACATTTCCTGGTACAGCACCACTGATATACGCCATCGCTGGATCTCTCAGTGTAGGCGCCATGATGCTCATCTCACCGTTCGCGACTATAGTGGCTAGAGAACTCGGTACAAGACCGACGATGCTTATTGGGGCTATAGTACAGTCTGTCAGTCTTGTATTtgcaagcttgtcaattGAAATTTGGCAATTGTTTCTCTCTCAGGGAGCACTCTTTGGAATTGGCATGGGGTTACTGTTTCTACCGTCCTATGGGATCATATCGCAGTGGTTCACGAGACGAAGGGCATTGGCTAATGGCATTGCTATTGCTGGGGCTGGTCTCGGAGGATTGACGTACTCGCTCGCTACCGGGGCCATTATTCGCAACATGGGATTGGAATGGGCATACCGTATTCTTGCAATCGTATCGGCGGTGGCGAACATCTCTTGTACCCTGCTTATACGAACTCGATACAACGCACAAGCTATGAGACTCGCTTTCGACACGACTCTTCTACACAGACCAGAGtatcttcttgtcttgagctACGGCGCCTTCAGTATTCTCGGTTACTTCGTGCTCATTTTCACTCTCGCAAACTACGCAAATGTCATTGGACTCTCGTCGTCACAAGCATCGATGATTCCAGCATTCTTCATGTTCGGCCAAGCAATCGGCCGTCCATGCATAGGATGGCTAAGCGATCGGTTTGGCAGAATCAACCTCACCTTCATAATGTCCTTGATCACCGGAATCTTGACATTTGCGATATGGATCAATGCAAAGTCATTTGGCGTGCTCCTGACATTTGCACTCGTTGGTGGACTATCTGCTGGTGTCTTTTGGGTCAACATATCGCCTGTACTCGTTGAGGTTATGGGTCTTGAGAATCTAGCTTCAGCACTGAGCTGTCTTTGGGTCGCTATGGCTGCTCCGTCAACGTTTAGTGCCCCTATAGCCTTGGAAATTTATACAGGAACAGGGAGCTACTTGGGTGCGCAGTTATTTACTGGATTTATGTACATTGCTGCATCGTTTTGCATACTTGGAGTAAGACATTGGAAGATCAAAAGCTTGAGGAGTGCGAAAGAGAGGTCCCGAGCACcaggagaagagggagaggattCAGAACGGAAAGGCTGGGCTATGAGGCTCACGAAATTCGAAGTCGTATGA
- a CDS encoding related to cholin permease, which produces MEVDKVNGGILEKGDITEGETTEQGSVINASGHTDQLTRQYGLVGLTGIAVTVNNAWVVLGSSISVSILSGGISGVIYGLIVAVIYYTFIGLSISEFASSCPSSGGVYHWATIAAGPKWGRVTGFYTGWINFYGWMFGLASLVQVAANAGVQCYATLTPGFSPSAWHVYVAYLIVIWLSTFVVIFSNRLVPYTQKLGLFLVVAGGLVTIIIVAVMPSKHASSDFVWNSFHENNLTGWNDGVAFMVGILNGAFTIGTLDAITHMAEEAKNPKKDLPRAIFLYISIGGVYALAFAMVLGYAISDLSVLQGNSNTFPLAGIYHQATGSAAATFALLFIILISSLCCVMGTVLTNCRTYWSLARDQAVPFSNYFSRVSAKFGTPVESTLFVAVIASGIGAIPLGSSVGFSNLTGSFIIITTVSYASPIVSNVMSGRKRFSPGPFHLKNLGYWINGLTILLIVVFDVFFCFPFGIPFDATTMNYNSVILCGLCFLITVWWFLSASKHYPGPTFHQVYDRDENKEAAS; this is translated from the exons ATGGAGGTTGATAAGGTCAACGGTGGTATTCTTGAGAAAGGAGACATCACTGAAGGAGAAACAACCGAACAAGGCTCCGTCATCAATGCCTCCGGCCATACGGATCAGCTTACTCGGCAGTATGGTCTCGTTGGGCTCACAGGCATTGCAGTGACAGTCAACAATGCCTGGGTTGTCCTTGGTTCCTCAATCTCTGTCTCTATTCTCAGTGGTGGCATTTCAGGTGTCATCTATGGTCTCATAGTAGCAGTGATCTACTACACTTTCATCGGCTTGAGTATATCAGAG TTTGCTTCGTCATGCCCCAGCTCCGGTGGTGTCTATCACTGGGCAACTATAGCTGCCGGACCAAAATGGGGTCGTGTCACTGGCTTCTACACAGGATGGATCAACTTCTACGGCTGGATGTTCGGTCTCGCATCTCTTGTCCAAGTCGCTGCCAACGCAGGTGTTCAATGCTATGCCACTCTCACTCCCGGCTTCTCTCCATCAGCATGGCATGTCTATGTCGCGTACCTGATCGTCATCTGGCTCAGTACCTTCGTCGTCATTTTCTCAAACCGACTTGTTCCCTACACCCAGAAACTTGGCCTGTTCCTCGTTGTTGCAGGCGGTCTTGTGACCATTATTATTGTCGCTGTCATGCCCTCAAAGCATGCTTCTAGTGACTTTGTATGGAACTCATTTCATGAGAACAATCTGACTGGATGGAATGACGGCGTTGCGTTCATGGTTGGCATTCTTAATGGAGCTTTCACGATTGGAACTCTCGATGCTATCACTCATatggctgaagaggccaagaaCCCAAAGAAAGACCTACCTAGAGCCATCTTTTTATACATCTCCATTGGCGGTGTCTATGCTTTAGCTTTCGCTATGGTCTTGGGATACGCCATTTCTGATTTATCTGTTCTCCAAGGCAACTCCAACACATTTCCGTTGGCTGGTATCTACCATCAAGCGACTGGGAGTGCTGCAGCCACATTCGCATTGCTGTTCATTAttctcatctcgtctcttTGCTGCGTCATGGGAACTGTGCTGACCAACTGCCGTACATACTGGTCCTTGGCTCGAGACCAAGCGGTGCCGTTCTCAAATTATTTCAGCAGAGTGAGTGCGAAGTTTGGTACCCCAGTCGAGTCAACTCTGTTCGTGGCAGTCATTGCCTCAGGTATCGGTGCAATTCCATTGGGAAGTTCGGTCGGTTTCAGTAACTTGACCggatccttcatcatcatcacaactgTGTCTTATGCTAGCCCAATTGTATCAAATGTCATGAGTGGCCGCAAACGATTCTCGCCTGGCCCCTTCCACCTGAAGAACCTCGGGTACTGGATCAATGGACTTACTATACTACTGATTGTGGTATTTGACGTGTTCTTTTGTTTCC CCTTCGGTATTCCCTTCGATGCAACAACGATGAACTACAACTCCGTCATTCTGTGCGGTCTATGTTTCTTGATTACGGTTTGGTGGTTCCTGTCAGCCTCGAAGCATTACCCAGGGCCTACATTTCATCAGGTGTATGACAGAGATGAAAACAAAGAGGCGGCATCATAG
- a CDS encoding related to lysophospholipase — translation MSDKGNAAGSQGESFGPVHTIEPIESHTHTAILLHGRGSNGEEFAQELFEETLSSDHSSLAQKLPSWRWVFPSSRELWSTAFQESMPAWFEAHSLTDITARQDLQIPGIKESVSYIKTILEQETERLNGDTLKVVLGGISQGAAVGMWTLLCHDTIERPLGAFFATNTWLPFASSIEKYLSNEPTSHMDAGTEFVTGMLAQSKVALPQSRERLPSTTIFLGHGTDDAYVDVELGRKAREIILRAGFTVEWREYQGAELEGHWFKAPEEVDDILNFLATHLEKS, via the coding sequence aTGAGTGACAAAGGCAACGCGGCTGGAAGCCAGGGTGAATCGTTTGGCCCAGTCCATACAATCGAACCAATTGAATCACACACTCATACAGCAATCCTCCTCCACGGCAGGGGAAGCAACGGTGAAGAGTTTGCGCAAGAGCTCTTCGAGGAGACTCTCTCGTCAGATCATTCAAGCCTGGCACAGAAACTACCCAGTTGGCGATGGGTGTTTCCATCTTCGCGTGAATTATGGAGCACGGCTTTTCAAGAAAGCATGCCTGCGTGGTTTGAGGCGCATTCTTTGACGGACATCACGGCTCGGCAAGACCTTCAGATTCCGGGCATCAAGGAATCAGTCAGCTACATCAAGACGATTCTAGAACAGGAGACTGAGAGACTCAACGGGGATACATTAAAGGTTGTTCTAGGTGGGATCAGTCAGGGTGCAGCAGTGGGCATGTGGACATTGCTTTGCCATGACACTATTGAGAGACCACTTGGCGCATTCTTTGCTACGAATACTTGGCTTCCCTTTGCTTCCAGCATCGAGAAATATCTATCAAATGAGCCAACGTCACATATGGATGCAGGGACTGAGTTTGTCACTGGGATGCTAGCTCAGTCGAAGGTCGCACTTCCTCAATCTCGAGAAAGGCTCCCATCAACGACTATCTTTCTTGGACACGGAACCGACGATGCGTATGTCGATGTCGAATTGGGAAGAAAGGCTCGAGAGATCATTCTCCGGGCTGGGTTTACGGTTGAGTGGAGGGAATATCAGGGAGCAGAACTAGAGGGACATTGGTTCAAAGCACCAGAAGAAGTTGACGATATTCTCAACTTTCTTGCGACACACTTGGAGAAATCGTGA
- a CDS encoding related to agmatinase — MFYKSLVSLSLASVALAHGDHSHDQEPMSGPHQGLWYNTLPGDGGTQADSVFSGISTFGRLPYQPCLKANSIKYDIAFIGAPFDTGTSYRPGARFGPSGIRQGSRRLNLYGGYNVPLATNPFNSWATVLDCGDIPVTSYDNQWALRQIEEGHYNILSRPPATDADKSGPALKSRTLPRVITLGGDHTITLPLLRSINRAYGPVTVIHFDSHLDTWKPKVFGGSPSEVAAINHGTYFYHAAMEGLLRNDTNIHAGIRTTLSGPSDYDNDGYCGFEIVEAREIDTIGTDGIIEKILKRVGTDRPVYLSIDIDTLDPAFAPATGTPETGGWSTRELRTIIRGLESLNLIAADIVEVAPAYDTNAEHTTMAAADVLYEVMSIMVKKGPLSRMVEGKKEEEL; from the exons ATGTTCTACAAGTCCCTCGTCTCTCTAAGCCTTGCTTCCGTGGCTCTGGCCCATGGTGACCATAGTCATGACCAAGAGCCCATGTCAGGTCCTCACCAAGGTCTCTGGTACAACACCCTTCCCGGCGATGGCGGTACTCAG GCCGACTCCGTCTTCTCTGGTATTAGCACCTTCGGCCGTCTTCCATACCAGCCATGCTTGAAGGCAAACAGCATCAAGTATGACATTGCTTTCATCGGTGCTCCCTTTGATACAGGCACTTCTTATAGACCTGGTGCTCGCTTTGGACCTTCTGGTATCCGACAAGGCTCTCGAAGACTCAACCTTTA TGGAGGTTACAATGTACCTTTGGCTACTAACCCTTTCAACAGCTGGGCAACAGTGCTTGACTGTGGTGACATCCCAGTTACCTC GTACGATAACCAGTGGGCCCTTCGACAGATCGAGGAAGGCCACTACAACATCCTCTCTCGCCCACCAGCCACAGATGCAGACAAGTCTGGTCCAGCCCTCAAAAGCCGAACTCTTCCTAGAGTCATCACCCTTGGAGGTGACCATACTATCACTCTACCCCTCCTTCGATCCATCAACCGTGCCTATGGACCCGTGACAGTGATTCACTTCGACAGTCATCTTGACACCT GGAAGCCTAAGGTCTTTGGTGGGTCCCCATCAGAGGTCGCTGCCATCAACCACGGCACATACTTCTACCACGCCGCTATGGAAGGCCTGCTTCGCAATGATACCAACATCCATGCTGGTATCAGAACTACCTTAAGTGGCCCCAGCGACTACGACAACGATGGATACTGTGGCTTCGAGATCGTGGAGGCTCGAGAAATCGACACCATTGGCACTGATGGTATCATTGAGAAGATTCTCAAGCGTGTCGGCACTGACCGCCCTGTTTACCTGTCTATCGACATCGATACCCTTGACCCAGCTTTCGCCCCTGCTACTGGTACTCCGGAGACGGGAGGCTGGTCTACCCGAGAGCTTCGAACCATTATTCGAggcttggaaagcttgaacCTCATTGCTGCAGACATTGTTGAGGTTGCC CCTGCCTACGACACTAATGCCGAGCACACTACCATGGCGGCAGCTGACGTTCTCTACGAGGTTATGTCTATCATGGTCAAGAAAGGACCTCTCAGCCGAATGgttgagggcaagaaggaagaggagctgTAA